A single Arcobacter sp. FWKO B DNA region contains:
- a CDS encoding DUF3800 domain-containing protein yields the protein MYSDFIVYVDESGDHSLVSIDTDYPVFVLTFCIFNKQTYTNKIVPNFQNFKFKYFGHDIIIFHENEIRRKKNNFKFLNHPTTNNVFMSELNEIISQSDFKVLSCIIHKEKLKQRFSKNDNPYHIALGICLDMLQKFLKEYNQADLKTYIVVEKRGHKEDTELESEFNQICTSNNYHFEIILADKKTNSTGLQLSDMIARPIGRNLLNSKEPNRAYEIIKTKFYGNGVSKGIGLKIYP from the coding sequence ATGTATAGTGATTTTATTGTATATGTTGATGAAAGTGGTGACCATTCTTTGGTTTCTATTGATACTGATTACCCAGTTTTTGTATTGACTTTTTGTATTTTTAATAAGCAAACATATACTAATAAAATTGTCCCTAATTTTCAAAACTTTAAGTTTAAATATTTTGGACACGATATTATCATATTTCATGAAAATGAAATAAGAAGAAAGAAAAACAACTTCAAATTTTTAAATCACCCAACTACCAATAATGTATTTATGAGCGAACTTAATGAGATAATAAGTCAATCTGATTTTAAAGTTCTAAGTTGCATAATACATAAAGAAAAATTAAAACAAAGATTTTCAAAGAATGACAATCCCTACCATATAGCTTTAGGAATTTGTTTGGATATGCTACAAAAATTTCTAAAAGAGTATAATCAAGCAGATTTAAAGACATATATTGTTGTGGAAAAAAGAGGACATAAAGAAGATACTGAATTGGAATCTGAATTTAATCAAATATGTACATCAAATAATTATCATTTTGAGATTATTTTGGCAGATAAAAAAACAAATTCAACAGGTTTACAATTATCAGATATGATAGCTCGACCAATTGGTAGAAATTTACTAAATTCAAAAGAACCAAACCGTGCCTATGAGATAATAAAAACCAAGTTTTATGGTAATGGCGTATCAAAAGGTATAGGACTAAAAATATACCCATAA
- a CDS encoding thiazole synthase: protein MSDILKIGKYEFNSRLIVGSGKYKDFQTTREATLASGSELITVAIRRVNITNPNEENLLDYFKDTNVKLLPNSAGCFTAEEAITTFRLMREATGIDIIKLEVIGDAQKTLYPDVIETIKACEILKKDGFTIMAYTSDDPIIAKKLEDAGADAIMPLAAPIGSGLGIQNRYNIAFIKDAVKVPVIVDAGVGCASDASIAMELGAEAVLTNTAIACAQNPIMMAEAMKYAVIAGRLGYKAGRIPKKPYATASSPVDGLIQF from the coding sequence ATGAGTGATATACTAAAAATAGGTAAATATGAATTTAATAGTAGACTAATAGTAGGTAGTGGAAAATATAAAGATTTTCAAACGACAAGAGAAGCAACACTTGCAAGTGGAAGTGAGCTTATAACTGTTGCTATTAGAAGAGTAAATATTACAAACCCAAATGAAGAGAATCTACTTGATTATTTCAAAGACACAAATGTAAAACTATTACCAAATAGTGCAGGGTGTTTTACTGCTGAAGAAGCAATCACGACTTTTAGACTAATGAGAGAAGCTACAGGGATAGATATAATCAAGCTAGAAGTAATAGGTGATGCACAAAAAACACTATACCCAGATGTAATAGAGACAATAAAAGCTTGTGAAATCCTCAAAAAAGATGGTTTTACTATCATGGCATATACTAGTGATGACCCAATCATTGCCAAAAAACTTGAAGATGCAGGTGCTGATGCTATCATGCCTTTAGCTGCTCCAATTGGAAGTGGACTTGGTATTCAAAATAGATATAATATTGCATTTATCAAAGATGCTGTAAAAGTACCAGTTATTGTTGATGCAGGTGTTGGGTGTGCGAGTGACGCAAGTATCGCTATGGAACTAGGTGCTGAAGCAGTTCTTACAAATACAGCAATAGCTTGTGCACAAAATCCAATTATGATGGCAGAAGCTATGAAATATGCTGTAATTGCTGGAAGACTTGGGTATAAAGCTGGAAGAATTCCTAAAAAACCTTATGCTACAGCTTCAAGTCCTGTGGATGGTTTGATACAGTTTTAG
- the cutA gene encoding divalent-cation tolerance protein CutA yields the protein MNYCIIQTTYDKKKIASKVATMLLAKKLAACIQLNKIKSFYTYENKLHKDSEYILSIKTKKSKYDEIQSFIKATHPYNLPEIICIDITNASEEYLQWIEENVE from the coding sequence ATGAATTATTGCATAATACAAACAACATATGATAAGAAAAAGATAGCAAGTAAAGTGGCTACTATGTTGTTAGCTAAGAAGTTAGCAGCTTGTATACAGTTAAATAAAATAAAATCATTTTATACATATGAAAATAAGCTACATAAAGATAGTGAGTACATACTTAGCATAAAAACTAAAAAATCAAAGTATGATGAAATACAAAGCTTTATCAAAGCAACACATCCTTATAATTTGCCTGAAATTATATGTATAGATATAACAAATGCTAGTGAAGAATACTTACAATGGATAGAGGAGAATGTAGAATGA
- a CDS encoding NAD(P)H-hydrate dehydratase: MKKVYKSVEKLDKKCYEKYDLSEDLLQEHAALGMYNHIKSLPNIKTILIVSGSGNNGADGMALARLADEEYNVTLVTLSEPKTTMAKLQLQRAKNLGIDIQNSIELRDYDVVVDAIFGTGLNKELSDFYINAIEILNNINGYKIACDIPSGLGFKNGCFIADITITMGGLKLALFNDDVKDITGEIIVANLGLNSKLYEDNSSFFLLEETDITLPFRNKLSTHKGNYGHLLVVSGEKLGAGILASEAGFALGCGLVSIMTHDDKIFLPPHIMHTHHIPYNLTSVAIGMGLGNFEEDEIKHILSLDIAKVCDADLFYSDVILEVLNDSKCVLTPHPKEFVSLLKICQIDDISVATLQQNRFFYLQKFCKKYPDITILLKGANILIGNGDNIYINTLGSSILSQGGSGDVLSGFIGAYLAQGYTPLHSAINGSLALTLSSRNYQYNNYSLKPQDLIEGVKNI, translated from the coding sequence ATGAAAAAAGTTTATAAAAGTGTAGAAAAATTAGATAAGAAATGCTATGAGAAGTATGATTTAAGTGAAGACTTACTTCAAGAGCATGCAGCTTTAGGTATGTATAATCATATAAAAAGCTTACCAAATATAAAAACTATTTTGATAGTTAGTGGAAGTGGTAACAATGGTGCTGATGGCATGGCACTGGCTAGATTAGCGGATGAAGAATATAATGTAACTTTAGTAACCTTATCAGAGCCAAAAACTACTATGGCAAAACTACAACTTCAAAGAGCAAAAAATCTTGGAATCGATATCCAAAATTCAATAGAGCTTAGAGATTATGATGTAGTTGTAGATGCTATTTTTGGAACAGGACTTAACAAAGAGTTAAGTGATTTTTATATTAATGCTATAGAAATACTAAACAATATAAACGGATACAAAATAGCATGTGATATCCCAAGTGGACTTGGATTTAAAAATGGTTGTTTTATTGCAGATATAACAATTACGATGGGTGGTTTGAAATTAGCACTTTTTAATGATGATGTAAAAGATATTACTGGTGAAATCATAGTAGCAAATTTAGGATTAAATAGTAAATTATATGAAGATAATAGTAGTTTTTTCCTTTTGGAAGAAACTGATATAACTCTTCCATTTAGAAACAAACTCTCTACACATAAGGGTAATTATGGACACCTTTTAGTTGTCTCTGGTGAAAAACTAGGTGCTGGCATATTAGCAAGTGAAGCTGGTTTTGCACTTGGATGTGGACTTGTTAGTATAATGACTCATGATGATAAAATATTTTTACCACCGCATATTATGCATACCCATCATATACCATATAATTTAACATCAGTTGCTATTGGGATGGGTTTAGGTAATTTTGAAGAAGATGAGATAAAACATATTTTATCTCTAGATATTGCAAAGGTATGTGATGCTGATTTATTTTATAGCGATGTAATATTGGAAGTTTTAAATGATAGTAAATGTGTACTTACTCCACATCCAAAAGAGTTTGTAAGTTTATTAAAAATATGCCAGATAGATGATATAAGCGTGGCTACATTACAGCAAAATAGATTCTTTTACTTACAAAAATTTTGTAAGAAGTATCCAGATATTACAATACTTTTAAAAGGTGCAAACATACTGATTGGTAATGGAGATAATATATATATTAATACATTAGGCAGTAGTATATTATCACAAGGTGGTAGTGGGGATGTATTGAGTGGTTTTATAGGAGCTTATTTAGCACAAGGTTACACGCCACTTCATAGTGCAATCAATGGCTCACTAGCACTTACCTTAAGTAGTAGAAACTACCAATATAATAACTATAGTCTAAAACCACAAGATTTGATAGAAGGGGTAAAAAATATATGA
- a CDS encoding translation initiation factor SUI1 → MKKNLFEIGAKLDSMQSDKKGKLLTTDCINKSSLSSHQEPLVFKREKRNGKVVTIVGRFVCDDDEKKKVLKLLKTKLGCGGTIDSEWLELQGELQEKVKVVLSDNGWKFRK, encoded by the coding sequence ATGAAAAAAAACTTATTTGAAATAGGTGCCAAGCTTGATAGTATGCAATCAGATAAAAAAGGGAAACTCCTTACAACTGATTGTATAAATAAATCATCTTTATCTTCACATCAAGAACCACTTGTATTTAAAAGAGAAAAAAGAAATGGCAAAGTGGTTACTATCGTTGGAAGATTTGTATGTGATGATGATGAAAAGAAAAAAGTTTTAAAACTTCTTAAAACTAAGCTTGGTTGTGGTGGTACAATAGATAGTGAGTGGTTAGAACTTCAAGGTGAATTGCAAGAAAAAGTAAAAGTTGTATTAAGTGACAATGGCTGGAAATTTAGGAAGTAA
- a CDS encoding diguanylate cyclase, producing MKDLSVKNRTLIFIFFIMVMSLVALFYLLDNYEHQRLEHTKHSNYLSIKTSYDKNIIQNLQTFYNIQAQSILSDEIIEAFAKRDRETLFLLVQNKYKLLRDQDEFFYQMHFHSSDGTSFLRAHKPELFGEDITKLRPMAKAIHIEQKPISGFEMGLHALSYRIFVPVFHNSTYIGALELGILPNKVLHLVTYFNEIYGLLFIYKESLKSNINSIQFTNITDKDLIDILPIGLEKASEYSELTYNDKFYSIYKFPLIDFVGNNVGEFIFFNDLSAEHKLHNDTKINFYIIIFISAIFVFFIINYGFNQIISKLQDAHIALKEYTKIIEEISITDALTNLYNRRYFNEILPRLTNSCKRDDDYISFLILDIDYFKQYNDTYGHKAGDIVLQDVANVLKDSLKRGTDYAFRIGGEEFCILFKGLNPNEAFLFSDKIRQNIENLKIPHIGSKTSKYVTASFGLVVFKGTTIPDETKLYTLADEELYHAKENGKNQVSIKK from the coding sequence ATGAAGGATTTAAGTGTAAAAAATAGGACTTTAATTTTTATATTTTTTATAATGGTTATGTCACTTGTTGCCCTTTTTTATTTACTCGATAACTATGAACATCAAAGACTTGAACATACAAAACATAGTAATTACTTATCTATCAAAACATCTTATGATAAAAATATAATTCAAAACTTACAAACATTCTATAATATCCAAGCACAAAGTATTTTATCAGATGAGATTATTGAAGCATTTGCCAAAAGAGATAGAGAAACTTTATTTTTATTGGTTCAAAACAAATATAAACTTCTGCGAGATCAAGATGAGTTTTTTTATCAAATGCACTTTCATTCAAGTGATGGAACATCTTTTTTAAGAGCCCACAAACCAGAGCTATTTGGAGAAGATATTACAAAACTTAGACCCATGGCAAAAGCAATACATATCGAACAAAAACCAATATCTGGATTTGAAATGGGTTTACATGCCCTCTCATACAGAATATTTGTCCCAGTATTTCATAATAGCACATATATAGGTGCGTTAGAACTTGGTATCTTACCTAATAAAGTTCTTCACTTAGTAACATACTTTAACGAAATTTATGGATTATTATTTATATATAAAGAGAGCCTAAAATCAAATATAAACTCTATCCAATTTACTAATATAACAGATAAAGATTTGATTGATATTTTACCAATAGGGTTGGAAAAAGCATCTGAATATAGTGAATTAACATACAATGATAAATTTTATAGTATCTATAAATTTCCATTAATTGACTTTGTGGGCAACAATGTTGGTGAATTTATATTTTTTAATGATCTATCAGCTGAACATAAACTTCATAATGACACAAAAATTAATTTTTATATCATCATTTTTATATCTGCTATTTTTGTATTTTTTATCATAAATTATGGATTCAATCAAATAATATCAAAGCTACAAGATGCACATATTGCACTAAAAGAGTATACTAAAATAATAGAAGAGATATCAATAACAGATGCCCTTACAAATCTATATAATAGAAGATATTTTAATGAAATACTACCAAGGCTTACAAATAGTTGCAAACGAGATGATGATTATATTTCATTTTTAATACTTGATATTGACTATTTCAAACAATACAATGATACATATGGACACAAAGCTGGAGATATCGTACTACAAGATGTCGCAAATGTACTAAAAGATTCACTCAAACGGGGGACTGATTATGCATTTAGAATAGGTGGTGAAGAGTTTTGTATATTGTTTAAAGGATTAAACCCTAATGAAGCATTTTTATTTTCAGATAAAATAAGACAAAATATTGAGAATTTAAAAATACCCCATATTGGTAGCAAAACTAGTAAATATGTGACAGCCTCTTTTGGACTTGTTGTATTTAAAGGAACTACAATACCTGATGAAACAAAATTATATACTCTTGCAGATGAAGAGCTTTATCATGCAAAAGAAAATGGAAAAAACCAAGTAAGTATAAAAAAATAG
- a CDS encoding DsrE family protein, whose amino-acid sequence MTNKLLIVWSSSDIEVARKLVLLYGSVILPRGYWDEATIMIWGPSAKLLAESSELQEKVKAIMATGVKFNVCVVCSDEYGVSDTLASLGVELTHTGEMLTHALQSDWKVITF is encoded by the coding sequence ATGACAAACAAACTTTTAATAGTATGGTCAAGTAGTGATATAGAAGTAGCTCGAAAACTTGTGTTATTATATGGCAGTGTGATATTGCCTCGTGGATATTGGGATGAGGCTACTATTATGATATGGGGTCCTAGTGCTAAGCTTTTGGCTGAAAGTAGTGAGCTTCAAGAAAAAGTAAAAGCTATCATGGCTACAGGGGTGAAGTTTAATGTATGTGTTGTATGTAGTGATGAGTATGGTGTATCTGATACTTTAGCAAGCTTAGGGGTAGAGCTTACTCATACTGGTGAAATGCTAACTCACGCACTGCAAAGTGATTGGAAAGTAATCACTTTTTAA
- the tsaD gene encoding tRNA (adenosine(37)-N6)-threonylcarbamoyltransferase complex transferase subunit TsaD has product MILSIESSCDDSSIAITKIDDYKLIYHKKISQDLEHSVYGGVVPELAARLHTEALPKILEECKEYFPHLKAIAVTNEPGLSVTLLEGVMMAKALSLTLNIPLIAVNHLKGHIYSLFINQKAVMPLSVLLVSGGHTQIIEATSLNNMKVVAKTQDDSFGESFDKVAKMLGLGYPGGPVVAKMAVDGDEKAYDFPIPLKNSPNIEFSYSGLKNAVRLAIESEQQNLQPSTFNLQPEFIQNICASFEYTAVAHLMQKLKKYFKLTRPKIFAIVGGASANIRLRGELEKLCHEYDCKLLLSPLEFCSDNAAMIGRCAIEQYNLGDFSDINSLDISPRSSF; this is encoded by the coding sequence AAAAAATATCACAAGATTTAGAACATAGTGTATATGGTGGAGTAGTTCCAGAACTAGCAGCTAGACTTCATACTGAGGCTTTACCAAAGATTTTAGAAGAGTGCAAAGAGTATTTTCCCCATCTAAAAGCAATAGCAGTTACAAATGAACCAGGACTTAGTGTGACACTACTAGAAGGTGTGATGATGGCAAAAGCATTGAGCCTTACTCTAAATATCCCACTAATAGCGGTCAATCATCTAAAAGGGCATATTTATTCACTTTTTATCAACCAAAAAGCTGTTATGCCTCTTAGTGTACTTTTGGTAAGTGGTGGACACACTCAAATAATAGAAGCAACTAGTTTAAATAATATGAAAGTAGTAGCAAAAACTCAAGATGATAGTTTTGGCGAGAGTTTCGATAAAGTGGCTAAAATGTTGGGTCTTGGATACCCTGGTGGACCAGTAGTAGCAAAAATGGCAGTAGATGGAGATGAAAAAGCATATGATTTCCCCATCCCACTAAAAAACAGCCCAAATATAGAATTCAGCTACAGCGGACTAAAAAACGCCGTAAGACTAGCCATAGAATCTGAACAGCAAAACCTTCAACCTTCAACCTTCAACCTTCAACCTGAATTCATACAAAATATCTGTGCCTCTTTTGAATATACAGCAGTTGCTCATCTAATGCAAAAATTAAAAAAATATTTCAAATTAACTAGACCAAAGATTTTTGCTATAGTTGGAGGGGCAAGTGCTAATATTAGACTTCGAGGAGAACTTGAAAAGCTTTGCCATGAGTATGATTGTAAGCTACTATTATCACCACTAGAATTTTGTAGTGATAATGCAGCAATGATAGGAAGATGTGCAATAGAGCAATACAATCTAGGGGATTTTAGTGATATAAATAGCCTTGATATCAGCCCAAGAAGTAGCTTTTAA